The DNA segment ctgatatgtctgccagacatgcagagatgcgattcgccacctggttatcagaggggggaaaggagaagattaattgtgtgtcgtctgcatagcaatgataggagagaccatgtgaggatatgacagagccaagtgacttggtgtatagcgagaataggagagggcctagaacagagccctgggggacaccagtggtgagagcacgtggtgctgAGACAGATTCTCGCatcgccacctggtaggagcgacctgtcaggtaggacgcaatccaagcgtgggccgcgccggagatgcccagctcggagagggtggagaggaggatctgatggttcacagtatcaaaggcagccgataggtctagaaggatgagagcagaggagagagagttagctttagcagtgcggagcgcctccgtgacacagaagagcagtctcagttgaatgactagtcttgaaacctgactgatttggatcaagaaggtcattctgagagagatagcaggagagctggccaaggacggcacgttcaagagttttggagagaaaagaaagaagggatactggtctgtagttgttgacatcggagggatcgagtgtaggttttttcagaaggggtgcaactctcgctctcttgaagacggaagggacgtagccagcggtgaaggatgagttgatgagcgaggtgaggtaagggagaaggtctccggaaatggtctggagaagagaggaggggatagggtcaagcgggcaggttgttgggcggccggccgtcacaagacgcgagatttcatctggagagagaggggagaaagaggtcaaagcacagggtagggcagtgtgagcagaaccagcggtgtcgtttgacttagcaaacgaggatcggatgtcgtcgaccttcttttcaaaatggttgacgatgtcatccgcagagagggaggaggggggaggagggggaggaggattcaggagggaggagaaggtggcaaagagcttcctagggttagaggcagatgcttggaatttagagtggtagaaagtggctttagcagcagagacagaagaggagaatgtagagaggagggagtgaaaggatgccaggtccgcagggaggcgagttttcctccatttccgctcggctgcccggagccctgttctgtgagctcgcagtgagtcgtcgagccacggagcaggaggggaggaccgagccggcctggaggataggggacatagagagtcaaaggatgcagaaagggaggagaggagggttgaggaggcagaatcaggagataggttggagaaggtttgagcagagggaagagatgataggatggaagaggagagagtagcgggggagagagagcgaaggttgggacggcacgataccatccgagtaggggcagtgtgggaagtgttggatgagagcgagagggaaaaggatacaaggtagtggtcggagacttggaggggagttgcaatgagattagtggaagaacagcatcttgtaaagatgaggtcaagcgtattgcctgccttgtgagtaggggggaaggtgagagggtgaggtcaaaagaggagaggagtggaaagaaggaggcagagaggaatgagtcaaaggtagacgtgtccattcagttggacacatcttcctccgtttcattcagttggacacatcttcctccgtttcattcagttggacacatcttcctccgtttcattcagttggacacatcttcctccgtttcattcagttggacacatcttcctccgtttcattcagttggacac comes from the Salvelinus fontinalis isolate EN_2023a unplaced genomic scaffold, ASM2944872v1 scaffold_1778, whole genome shotgun sequence genome and includes:
- the LOC129849949 gene encoding uncharacterized protein LOC129849949, with the translated sequence MSTTTDQYPFFLFSPKLLNVPSLASSPAISLRMTFLIQISQVSRLVIQLRLLFCVTEALRTAKANSLSSALILLDLSAAFDTVNHQILLSTLSELGISGAAHAWIASYLTGRSYQVANRISACLADISVWMTDHHLKLNLGKTELLFLPGKDCPFHDLAITVDNSIVSSSQSAKNLGVILDNTLSFSTHIKAVTRSCRFMLYNILYLTFMENI